One Jeotgalibaca porci genomic region harbors:
- a CDS encoding nuclease-related domain-containing protein — MKPVTLLMMEALNERMNLDAEEKRYLGNLLKGFNGEFAFSERLGDLKCEHILLKDLIFDPKYSGQIQLDALLFIKDCVIIYEVKNYSGDWIHGSECYRNGDIEIPNPLIQATRTKNNFKRLLSELGFDGIFVEACVVFVNPEFTLYQAEADKNVIFASQINAHIARLEQYARPYSFEFNRLSSALRAAALPDKVFHKQIPAYRFDTLQKGIRCSVCGCLVQGISQRRYQCNRCGFIGLNNEAVIRALQEFQLLFPEKRLNGRLLSEWCDGVLSHSQCKKIMKERLTQNFE, encoded by the coding sequence ATGAAGCCAGTTACGTTATTAATGATGGAAGCTTTAAATGAACGGATGAATTTGGATGCGGAAGAAAAACGTTATTTGGGAAATTTACTGAAAGGTTTTAATGGAGAGTTTGCGTTTAGCGAGCGTTTGGGTGATTTGAAATGTGAACATATACTGTTAAAGGATTTGATTTTCGACCCTAAATATTCGGGACAGATTCAGTTAGATGCTTTGTTGTTTATCAAGGACTGCGTGATAATTTACGAAGTGAAAAATTACAGCGGTGACTGGATTCACGGTAGTGAATGTTACCGGAATGGCGACATCGAAATCCCGAATCCGCTGATTCAGGCGACGCGTACGAAAAATAATTTCAAACGTTTATTGAGTGAGCTTGGCTTTGACGGTATTTTTGTCGAGGCCTGTGTTGTCTTTGTAAACCCCGAATTTACTTTGTATCAAGCAGAAGCTGACAAAAATGTTATTTTCGCATCGCAAATAAACGCCCATATCGCACGACTTGAACAGTATGCACGCCCCTATTCTTTTGAGTTTAACAGGCTAAGTTCAGCATTGCGCGCGGCAGCACTGCCTGATAAAGTCTTTCATAAGCAGATTCCCGCATATCGTTTCGACACGCTACAAAAAGGAATCCGCTGCAGTGTTTGTGGTTGTTTAGTCCAAGGAATTTCGCAGAGAAGGTATCAATGTAACAGGTGTGGCTTTATCGGTCTGAATAATGAAGCTGTCATTCGTGCGCTTCAGGAATTCCAGCTATTGTTTCCTGAGAAACGATTAAACGGACGACTATTATCGGAATGGTGTGATGGGGTATTGTCGCATTCCCAATGTAAGAAAATAATGAAGGAAAGGCTCACTCAGAACTTTGAGTAG
- a CDS encoding asparaginase, with protein MKRIAMISTGGTIAMQADASGLANSALGARKLLELANIDRTDITFVEMEYINIPSPHIQIEDLVTLKELVEKAVNEEKVDGVVITHGTDTLQETAYFLDLTLHLNVPVVVTGAQRNSSLTMSDAALNIADSVLVASDQRAAEMGVLVVFGSEIIPARDVIKEHKTALTTFKAIDFGHIGHVNNGHCVWTRKPLIHDHYQIGSEIEKLKVAIVPTYIGQDSTMLRYLLNDGIDGIIIEGFGAGHVPQNMVPGIQEAIEKNVPVILTSRSRKGSMLTDTYGFIGSETYLRKMGVIQGEDLTPDKLRIKLLLLLSTHATHAEIKQAYEQHFYL; from the coding sequence ATGAAGAGAATAGCCATGATCTCGACCGGAGGCACAATCGCCATGCAGGCAGATGCGAGCGGTTTAGCAAATTCGGCTCTTGGCGCACGCAAATTACTCGAACTAGCAAATATTGATCGCACTGATATCACGTTTGTTGAAATGGAGTATATAAATATTCCGAGCCCGCATATTCAAATTGAGGACTTAGTAACCTTAAAAGAGCTCGTTGAGAAAGCAGTAAATGAGGAGAAAGTGGACGGCGTTGTAATTACGCATGGAACGGACACGCTCCAAGAAACAGCGTACTTTCTAGACTTAACACTCCATTTAAATGTGCCGGTTGTCGTAACAGGTGCGCAACGTAATTCATCTTTGACCATGTCCGATGCGGCTTTAAATATTGCCGATTCAGTTCTGGTTGCATCAGACCAACGCGCGGCTGAAATGGGTGTCTTAGTTGTTTTTGGATCGGAAATTATTCCGGCTCGTGATGTTATTAAAGAACATAAAACAGCTCTCACAACTTTCAAAGCAATTGATTTTGGACATATCGGCCATGTAAATAACGGGCACTGTGTCTGGACGCGTAAACCTTTAATACATGACCACTACCAAATTGGTTCAGAAATTGAGAAACTAAAAGTAGCGATTGTTCCGACTTATATCGGTCAAGACTCAACGATGTTACGCTATCTGCTAAATGACGGCATCGACGGCATCATTATTGAAGGCTTTGGAGCCGGGCATGTGCCACAAAATATGGTGCCGGGCATCCAAGAAGCAATCGAAAAAAACGTTCCCGTCATTTTGACGTCGCGTTCACGAAAAGGCAGCATGCTGACGGATACGTACGGTTTTATAGGATCGGAGACCTATTTACGTAAAATGGGCGTTATCCAAGGTGAAGATTTAACTCCGGACAAATTGCGGATTAAATTATTGCTGCTGTTATCTACCCACGCAACACACGCGGAAATAAAACAAGCGTACGAACAACACTTCTATCTATAA
- a CDS encoding helix-turn-helix transcriptional regulator codes for MNFTERQNKIIEIVKEHEPVSGDRIAGYLGLSRATLRSDLAVLTMIGILDARTKVGYFYTGHDVKPLVYDQLFDLPVKEIMITPILVEQTLSVYDAVTNLFMYDVGSLYVKNEADELIGVISRKDFLRFVIGNANAENTPVAMIMTRMPNIVTVTPDVSILEAGNLLMKRRVDSLPVVSKDNPLKVVGKLTKTRLMSHFIQSGNDSNNS; via the coding sequence ATGAATTTTACTGAACGTCAAAATAAAATAATTGAAATAGTGAAAGAACATGAACCTGTCAGTGGCGATCGAATTGCCGGGTATTTAGGCTTAAGTCGTGCAACTTTACGGAGTGATTTAGCTGTTCTTACGATGATTGGCATTCTGGATGCCCGAACGAAAGTGGGCTATTTCTATACCGGACACGATGTCAAACCACTCGTCTATGATCAGCTTTTTGATTTGCCTGTAAAAGAAATTATGATTACACCGATTTTAGTCGAGCAAACGTTATCCGTTTATGATGCAGTAACCAATCTCTTTATGTACGATGTAGGTTCGTTATACGTTAAAAATGAAGCGGATGAATTAATCGGTGTTATTTCTCGTAAAGATTTCTTGCGCTTTGTGATTGGGAATGCGAATGCTGAGAATACGCCGGTTGCCATGATTATGACACGGATGCCGAATATTGTGACAGTAACTCCGGATGTTAGTATATTAGAAGCAGGGAACTTATTAATGAAACGTCGTGTTGATTCTCTCCCTGTAGTATCGAAAGATAACCCCCTAAAAGTTGTTGGAAAATTAACGAAGACAAGGCTAATGAGTCATTTTATCCAATCTGGAAATGATTCAAATAATAGTTAG
- the ppdK gene encoding pyruvate, phosphate dikinase: protein MTTNSTATKFVYSFTEGKKEMVGLLGGKGSNLAEMTRLGLPVPRGFTISTEACLAYLEEGTLQSELISEIEQQLLELEVVSQKKFDDTVNPLLVSVRSGAKFSMPGMMDTVLNLGMNDVTVETIAVKTANAAFAYDCYRRFIQMFSDVVQGLNKNIFEDELTLYKNKNNYQSDVHMQAEDWKRLTTRYKEIYEAQMGEAFPQDPRAQLSATIEAVFKSWENPRAVTYRRMNNIPHDLGTAVTVQEMVFGNTGMESGTGVAFTRNPATGKAGLFGEFLINAQGEDVVAGIRTPQDISQLAELMPETYAQFLSLAEMLEKHYRDMQDIEFTIEDGQLFMLQTRNGKRTARAAIEIAIAMVDEGVITKEEALNRLTPQMMDQLLHPTFVETELKENKAIIQGLPASPGSASGKVYFTAEDAKRANEAGEKTILLRKETSPEDIEGMAVSEAVVTSHGGMTSHAAVVARGMGSCCVVGCEQLIIDEKQKIARVKDSIIEEGTVISVDGTTGKIYLGHIEKDNPTDESSALGKIISWCKEVATIRVKANAETATEITAAFQFGAEGMGLVRTEHMFFGENRIVEMRKMILSPDSKEKRTALESLKAFQKEDFKTIFRLAKEQHATIRLLDPPLHEFIPTGNEVSKMAAILHISIAEIQQRIASLEENNPMLGHRGCRLAITNPEIYEMQVAAIMEAAIEVTEELGGSVVIEPEIMIPLVSLEAEIVFLKERLLNVIKAVFTEKGKEIPYQIGTMLETPRACLTAGRIGKHVDFISFGTNDLTQLTYGFSRDDIGKFVGDYEREKIIESDPFQHLDEEGVGELVTYAIDRAKAATDKPLSIGICGEVGGDPASIAFLIDKGVHYVSCSPYRVPAAWLTIAQLSLKNQI from the coding sequence ATGACTACAAACAGCACAGCGACAAAATTTGTTTATTCATTTACTGAAGGTAAAAAAGAAATGGTGGGATTATTAGGTGGGAAGGGATCCAATCTGGCAGAAATGACACGACTTGGTTTACCCGTTCCACGTGGCTTTACAATTTCAACCGAAGCCTGTTTGGCTTACTTGGAAGAAGGGACCCTCCAAAGTGAACTAATTTCTGAAATCGAGCAACAACTTCTTGAACTTGAAGTAGTGAGCCAAAAGAAATTTGATGACACGGTTAATCCTTTGCTTGTTTCTGTCCGAAGCGGAGCAAAATTTTCCATGCCGGGAATGATGGACACCGTTTTGAACTTGGGTATGAATGATGTAACTGTTGAAACAATTGCCGTGAAAACGGCCAATGCGGCTTTTGCGTACGATTGCTACCGTCGTTTCATTCAAATGTTTAGTGATGTTGTTCAAGGACTCAACAAAAATATTTTTGAGGACGAATTAACTCTATATAAAAATAAAAACAATTATCAATCTGATGTTCATATGCAAGCAGAAGATTGGAAACGCTTAACAACGCGTTACAAAGAAATTTACGAAGCACAAATGGGAGAAGCCTTCCCGCAAGATCCACGTGCACAACTTTCGGCGACCATTGAAGCGGTATTCAAATCGTGGGAAAATCCCCGTGCAGTTACGTACCGCCGTATGAATAATATTCCGCATGATTTAGGAACAGCTGTTACCGTTCAGGAAATGGTATTTGGTAATACCGGGATGGAAAGTGGAACCGGTGTAGCCTTTACTCGTAATCCGGCGACAGGGAAAGCAGGTTTATTCGGTGAATTCCTTATCAATGCGCAAGGGGAAGATGTAGTTGCGGGAATACGCACACCGCAAGATATCTCACAGTTGGCGGAACTCATGCCGGAAACGTATGCGCAATTTTTAAGTTTAGCGGAAATGTTGGAAAAGCATTATCGTGATATGCAGGATATTGAGTTTACGATAGAAGATGGGCAATTGTTCATGCTTCAAACGCGTAATGGGAAGCGGACTGCTCGAGCAGCAATTGAAATTGCTATCGCTATGGTTGATGAAGGTGTGATTACGAAAGAAGAAGCCTTGAACAGACTGACGCCCCAAATGATGGACCAGTTACTGCATCCAACCTTTGTTGAAACAGAGCTGAAAGAAAATAAAGCAATTATCCAAGGTCTGCCCGCTAGTCCAGGATCAGCCAGCGGGAAAGTTTATTTCACTGCCGAAGATGCGAAACGTGCGAATGAAGCGGGCGAAAAAACAATTCTATTGCGTAAAGAGACGTCCCCGGAAGATATTGAGGGGATGGCTGTCAGTGAAGCAGTCGTTACCTCACACGGCGGAATGACGTCGCATGCTGCAGTAGTGGCCAGAGGGATGGGTTCTTGCTGTGTAGTCGGCTGCGAGCAGTTGATTATTGATGAAAAACAGAAAATCGCACGTGTGAAAGATAGCATCATTGAAGAAGGAACGGTTATTTCGGTTGATGGAACCACTGGCAAAATCTACTTGGGGCACATTGAAAAAGATAATCCGACTGATGAATCAAGTGCATTAGGAAAAATTATTAGTTGGTGTAAAGAGGTAGCGACCATCCGAGTAAAGGCCAATGCAGAAACCGCGACTGAAATCACTGCTGCCTTCCAATTCGGCGCGGAAGGTATGGGATTGGTTCGTACGGAGCATATGTTCTTTGGTGAAAACAGAATTGTTGAGATGCGTAAAATGATTTTGTCACCGGATTCAAAAGAAAAACGTACTGCACTTGAAAGTTTGAAAGCTTTCCAAAAAGAAGATTTCAAGACTATTTTTCGTCTGGCTAAGGAGCAACATGCCACAATCAGACTGTTGGATCCACCGCTGCATGAATTTATCCCAACTGGAAATGAAGTTTCAAAAATGGCTGCAATCTTGCATATTTCGATTGCGGAAATTCAACAGAGAATTGCCTCTCTGGAAGAAAATAATCCAATGTTGGGTCACCGCGGATGCCGCCTAGCAATCACGAATCCTGAAATATATGAAATGCAAGTTGCGGCAATTATGGAAGCTGCCATTGAGGTCACGGAAGAATTAGGCGGTTCGGTCGTTATTGAACCTGAAATCATGATTCCTTTAGTATCTCTGGAGGCAGAAATCGTCTTCTTGAAAGAAAGATTACTCAACGTTATCAAAGCCGTCTTTACAGAAAAAGGAAAAGAGATTCCGTATCAAATAGGTACGATGTTAGAAACACCGCGCGCCTGTCTGACTGCGGGTCGTATCGGTAAGCATGTTGACTTTATTAGTTTTGGTACGAATGATTTAACTCAGTTGACTTATGGATTCTCACGTGATGATATCGGTAAATTTGTAGGAGATTATGAACGTGAAAAAATCATCGAGAGCGATCCCTTCCAGCATCTGGATGAAGAAGGTGTCGGAGAACTCGTAACATACGCCATTGACCGTGCCAAGGCCGCGACTGATAAACCTCTTTCAATCGGCATTTGTGGAGAAGTGGGTGGGGACCCGGCTTCGATTGCATTCTTGATTGATAAAGGGGTACACTATGTTTCTTG
- a CDS encoding chorismate mutase, with translation MTDLEQYRQEIDAIDQELTRLVEQRFEVAKKVAAYKRAHALPVLDSSREDAVIQRNQERLVRSEYETEIATFYTGLMAISRSIQEKM, from the coding sequence ATGACGGATTTGGAACAATACCGCCAGGAAATTGATGCAATTGACCAAGAGTTGACGCGCTTGGTTGAACAGCGTTTCGAGGTTGCCAAGAAAGTTGCGGCTTACAAGCGCGCGCACGCTTTACCCGTGTTGGATAGCTCGCGCGAGGATGCCGTCATCCAGCGCAATCAGGAACGATTAGTTCGATCCGAGTACGAAACAGAAATCGCCACCTTTTATACAGGGCTGATGGCCATTTCGAGAAGTATTCAAGAGAAAATGTAA
- a CDS encoding heavy metal translocating P-type ATPase translates to MLNYLFKTRAGQFLMTGIFFTVMGFVTTDFVSQIAFYIAIFFLGYFAAQDAIVETVKSKSPNVDLLMILAALGAVVINYESEGAMLLLIFAGAEFLEAFASDKSTNAIKELMAQVPTVAQVLKPNGDVVEVGTSELVIGDIVIVSKGAQVPIDGISDRKTQINEASLTGESLPAEKEPGDAVFAGTLNEGNVFHLTVNKTSDQTIFSNIIRMVEEAQNRPSHIAKFIDRFEKKYVTGVLIAVPVFIAILYYMSDFTFEEAFYRGMVLLTVASPCALVASATPATLSAISNGAKNGVLVKGGAAMEALATMDVLYSDKTGTMTFGDFRVVDYEASVDVIKEVVFMEQQSSHPIAQAIVSKFSDLSLDAVDSREPIEEIAGFGLKKGPYRVGKPSAFTQFNDPNQYHEKSAGDYTTILVAKENEIVGYFSMSDQVRHEAVDAVKGFQEEGVEVILLTGDNEAVAKKVAIEVNITHYKAACTPEDKINAVMASQEKEQVVGMIGDGINDAPALANANIGIAMGSGTSVAMESAEVVIVKNDLMKLLYSYKLSQRLNRIIKQNIIFAVGVIIMLVVLNVLGLLDLPTGVVFHEGSTILVILNGLRLIREPK, encoded by the coding sequence ATGTTAAATTACTTATTTAAAACACGGGCAGGGCAATTCTTGATGACAGGTATTTTCTTTACGGTAATGGGTTTTGTGACCACCGATTTTGTGAGCCAAATTGCTTTTTATATCGCTATTTTCTTCTTAGGTTACTTTGCTGCTCAAGATGCAATCGTTGAGACGGTCAAATCAAAATCTCCGAATGTCGATTTACTCATGATACTGGCGGCGTTAGGAGCAGTGGTCATCAATTATGAGTCTGAGGGTGCGATGTTATTACTTATCTTTGCTGGCGCAGAATTTTTGGAAGCTTTTGCCTCCGACAAATCGACAAATGCAATTAAAGAACTGATGGCACAAGTTCCGACAGTGGCTCAAGTTCTGAAACCAAACGGGGATGTTGTCGAGGTGGGGACGAGTGAACTGGTAATTGGAGATATTGTCATTGTTTCAAAAGGTGCTCAAGTTCCAATTGATGGTATCAGCGATCGGAAGACCCAAATTAATGAGGCCTCTTTGACCGGTGAATCTTTACCGGCTGAAAAAGAACCCGGCGACGCCGTTTTTGCCGGGACATTGAACGAAGGCAATGTTTTTCATCTTACGGTCAACAAAACCAGCGATCAGACCATATTCTCCAATATCATCCGCATGGTTGAGGAAGCTCAAAATCGTCCGTCACATATTGCCAAATTCATTGATCGTTTTGAAAAAAAATACGTAACCGGTGTTTTAATCGCTGTTCCGGTTTTTATCGCTATTCTATATTATATGAGTGATTTTACTTTTGAAGAGGCATTTTACCGGGGCATGGTGTTGCTGACCGTTGCTAGCCCCTGCGCTTTAGTAGCTTCTGCTACACCAGCGACCTTGAGTGCCATCAGTAATGGCGCAAAAAATGGTGTACTGGTTAAAGGTGGGGCAGCAATGGAAGCCTTGGCTACGATGGATGTCCTCTATAGTGATAAAACGGGAACAATGACGTTTGGTGATTTCCGAGTAGTCGACTATGAAGCATCAGTTGATGTAATAAAAGAAGTTGTCTTCATGGAACAACAATCTTCACATCCGATTGCCCAAGCAATCGTTTCGAAGTTCAGTGACTTATCATTGGATGCCGTTGACAGTCGTGAACCTATCGAAGAAATTGCAGGATTTGGGTTGAAAAAAGGGCCTTATCGTGTCGGAAAACCTTCCGCTTTTACCCAATTCAATGACCCGAATCAGTATCATGAAAAATCAGCGGGCGATTATACGACGATTTTAGTGGCAAAAGAAAATGAAATTGTGGGTTATTTTTCTATGAGCGACCAAGTGCGCCATGAAGCAGTTGACGCCGTAAAAGGCTTCCAAGAAGAAGGCGTAGAAGTCATCTTATTGACAGGTGATAATGAAGCAGTCGCTAAGAAGGTTGCCATAGAAGTAAATATTACGCATTATAAAGCAGCGTGTACGCCGGAAGATAAAATCAATGCGGTTATGGCGAGTCAAGAAAAAGAGCAAGTTGTCGGCATGATTGGTGACGGCATTAACGATGCCCCTGCGTTAGCTAATGCAAATATTGGTATTGCAATGGGAAGTGGTACTTCTGTCGCGATGGAATCAGCTGAAGTAGTTATCGTGAAGAACGATTTGATGAAACTGTTGTACAGTTATAAATTGAGTCAACGTCTAAATCGTATTATCAAACAAAATATCATTTTTGCGGTTGGGGTCATCATTATGTTGGTAGTACTCAATGTCCTCGGACTGTTAGACTTACCAACCGGAGTCGTGTTCCACGAAGGGTCAACCATACTGGTCATCCTAAATGGCCTGCGCTTGATAAGAGAGCCGAAGTAA
- a CDS encoding tRNA dihydrouridine synthase produces MKENFWQELPRPFFILAPMEDVTDVVFRHVIKEAASPDVFFTEFTNSESYCHPNGKESVRGRLTFTPDEQPIVAHIWGDKPEFFREMSIGMAEMGFKGIDLNMGCPAPNVFKHGRGAGLIRRQDVAAELIQAAKAGGLPVSVKTRLGHADVDEWKTWLKHLFEQDIANLSIHLRTKVEMSKVDAHWELIPEIKKLRDEIAPHTLLTINGDIPDYQTGKELAEKYGVDGVMIGRGVFHNPFAFEKVKKEHSPQELLGLFRKHLDLFDKYSEVDPRIFKPLQRFFKIYVREFKGASDLRVQLFETKTTAEVRAVLDAFEAEHFVH; encoded by the coding sequence ATGAAAGAGAATTTTTGGCAAGAATTACCGCGTCCGTTTTTTATTTTAGCACCAATGGAAGACGTAACGGATGTTGTGTTTCGTCATGTGATTAAAGAAGCGGCAAGTCCCGATGTATTTTTTACAGAATTTACTAACAGTGAAAGTTATTGTCATCCAAACGGAAAAGAAAGTGTCCGTGGCCGTTTGACATTTACGCCTGATGAGCAGCCAATTGTCGCGCATATTTGGGGAGATAAGCCTGAATTTTTCCGTGAAATGAGTATCGGAATGGCTGAGATGGGTTTCAAAGGAATCGATTTGAACATGGGGTGTCCGGCACCTAACGTATTCAAACATGGTCGCGGAGCGGGTCTAATCCGTCGTCAGGACGTTGCTGCTGAATTGATTCAAGCAGCAAAAGCAGGGGGATTGCCTGTAAGTGTGAAAACGCGCTTAGGTCATGCAGACGTTGACGAATGGAAAACGTGGTTGAAGCACTTGTTCGAGCAAGATATTGCGAACCTTTCCATTCATCTGCGTACCAAAGTAGAAATGAGTAAAGTGGATGCACACTGGGAATTGATTCCGGAAATTAAAAAATTACGTGATGAAATTGCACCACATACCTTATTGACTATTAACGGCGACATTCCTGACTACCAAACAGGGAAAGAACTCGCTGAAAAATACGGTGTGGATGGCGTCATGATTGGACGGGGTGTGTTCCACAATCCTTTCGCATTTGAGAAAGTTAAAAAAGAACACAGCCCACAAGAACTATTGGGACTCTTCCGTAAACATTTGGACTTATTCGACAAATATTCTGAAGTTGATCCGCGTATTTTCAAACCATTACAACGTTTCTTTAAAATTTATGTCCGTGAATTTAAAGGGGCAAGCGATTTACGCGTTCAATTATTTGAAACAAAAACGACGGCGGAAGTACGCGCAGTCTTGGATGCATTTGAAGCAGAACATTTTGTGCATTAA
- a CDS encoding DUF72 domain-containing protein has product MITIGLTGWSDHETIAPDQKRKLPDYASHFPVVELDTSFYAIPSEKNVQRWGALTPEEFQFVPKAYGPMTTHARRPDETRSLDELFTLYLKAFRPMVESNKVKAFLFQFPPLFSCVRENVDYLRKVRELMGDLPIAIEFRHKSWFAEEFKEGTLQFLSDMHFINVVVDQPQTPDNSVPFVPVVTNTDLAFMRLHGRNYAGWLGDDAIDWRTFRTLYDYPEEELAFLKEAVLDLAKDAKDVTVIFNNNSGGHAAPNAKALQKMLGLEFRGLAPQQLNLFE; this is encoded by the coding sequence GTGATTACAATTGGTTTAACAGGTTGGTCCGACCATGAAACGATTGCGCCTGACCAGAAACGGAAACTGCCGGACTATGCGAGTCACTTCCCCGTTGTCGAACTGGATACTAGCTTTTATGCCATCCCTTCTGAAAAAAACGTTCAACGTTGGGGGGCGCTGACACCGGAGGAATTCCAATTTGTTCCTAAAGCATACGGTCCCATGACGACCCACGCACGCAGACCTGATGAAACACGCAGTTTGGATGAATTGTTTACGTTGTATTTGAAAGCCTTTCGTCCGATGGTGGAAAGTAATAAAGTGAAGGCTTTCCTTTTCCAATTTCCACCGCTATTTTCTTGTGTGCGTGAAAATGTGGATTATTTGCGCAAGGTACGTGAGCTGATGGGTGATTTGCCGATTGCGATAGAATTTCGGCATAAAAGTTGGTTTGCCGAAGAATTTAAAGAAGGAACGTTACAATTTTTGAGCGACATGCACTTTATCAATGTGGTCGTTGATCAGCCGCAGACGCCTGACAACTCTGTGCCTTTTGTGCCGGTCGTGACAAATACCGATTTAGCGTTCATGAGACTACATGGGCGTAACTATGCGGGTTGGCTCGGAGACGACGCCATTGATTGGCGCACGTTTCGTACGTTGTATGATTACCCAGAAGAAGAGTTGGCTTTCCTTAAAGAAGCGGTTCTGGATTTGGCAAAGGATGCAAAAGATGTCACGGTTATTTTTAATAATAACTCAGGTGGCCATGCCGCACCAAATGCCAAAGCATTGCAGAAAATGTTAGGATTGGAATTTAGGGGACTGGCTCCGCAACAGCTAAATTTGTTCGAATAA
- a CDS encoding pyruvate, water dikinase regulatory protein, whose product MMKIAKKTINPIYIISDSVGGTGLKITAAVLAQFPALSSSEIKRFPFITNSGQIADIMQDAKTENAIIVSTLVNKEMIAFVDAFAKRENIKHVDLMTRLTAIIEEEYGEQSKQEPGALHKLDTDYFNRVSAMEFAVRYDDGKDAKGFQKADFVILGVSRTSKTPLSLYLANQGYKVANLPIIPEAQIPEELFKVPARKIIGLTTSAETLARIRQARLASLGLKNTSQYSDQQRIERELAYAGDLFDQLGIMTINVENRSIEETAVLIEEYYRETFQQTKLSLY is encoded by the coding sequence ATGATGAAAATCGCTAAAAAGACAATTAATCCTATTTATATTATTTCAGATTCTGTAGGTGGAACAGGACTCAAAATAACTGCTGCCGTTCTTGCTCAGTTCCCAGCCCTTTCCTCTTCAGAAATTAAAAGATTTCCTTTTATTACTAATTCCGGTCAAATAGCGGATATTATGCAAGACGCAAAAACAGAGAATGCCATTATTGTTTCCACTTTGGTTAATAAAGAAATGATTGCGTTTGTGGATGCATTCGCCAAACGAGAAAATATTAAGCATGTGGATTTAATGACGCGCTTAACGGCGATTATTGAGGAAGAATATGGCGAACAGTCGAAACAAGAGCCAGGCGCTTTACATAAATTAGATACAGATTATTTCAATCGGGTCTCCGCAATGGAGTTCGCCGTGCGTTATGATGATGGGAAAGATGCGAAAGGATTCCAAAAAGCTGACTTCGTTATATTAGGTGTCTCCCGAACATCTAAGACACCGTTAAGTCTCTACTTGGCTAACCAAGGCTATAAAGTAGCGAACTTACCGATCATTCCCGAAGCACAAATTCCAGAAGAATTATTTAAGGTTCCCGCCCGAAAAATCATTGGCTTGACTACTTCTGCCGAAACACTCGCAAGAATTCGGCAAGCACGTCTAGCTTCACTTGGGTTAAAAAATACAAGCCAATACTCCGATCAACAACGGATTGAAAGAGAATTAGCTTATGCAGGCGATTTATTTGATCAGTTAGGAATTATGACCATCAATGTTGAGAATCGTTCTATTGAAGAAACAGCCGTTTTGATCGAAGAATATTACCGCGAAACCTTTCAGCAAACAAAACTAAGTTTGTATTAA